In the genome of Suncus etruscus isolate mSunEtr1 chromosome 3, mSunEtr1.pri.cur, whole genome shotgun sequence, the window GGTCCAGGGAATCTACGACTGGCGGAGCAAGACTAGAAAGACTCCGCCCACCGCCCAGGGAGCCTAAGATGGAGGGCGTGGCCATCAAAACCACGCCCACAATGCTGTTTAAGGGGCGTGGTTATCTGAGGCTCTGCCCATGGTCCAGCGAGTGGATGGAGGGCGGGGCTTCAAGCGCTTCTGCCCACTGGTCCTTGAGTCTCGAGCGAGGCCCCGCCCACTACCTCGCCCTTCTAGGCCCCGCCTCTGCCCGCCCCGCGGCGCATTGTGGGAATCTGTCAGCGGACTGGGCGGCGGAGGGAGGAAGACTCGAGGCCCGGTCATGAGCGGCCAGCAGGTGAGCCCACCTCAGCCCCTGTCTCTTGCAGGTAGGAACTGCGCTCTTCAGGTTCGCCCGGGGCGCTCAGCTGAGGCCCCTGGGCTCTCTGATGACCCCGCCCTGGATGCCAGGGCTCTGCGCCCCAGTTACCTACCTACCACCCCGCTGGCCTGGTTGGTCCCAGCCGGGCCCACTTGAGCGCCCGGCAAGGATCCATCGCCCCACGCAGCCCGGTGATCTCGCTCCCTCTGTCGTCCACAGGGCCCGGTCTTGCTGGCCTCCCTGGGGGTCGGGCTGCTGACCCTCTTGGGCGTGGCTGTGGGAGCCTATTTCTATCGGAGGTCCCGAAACGGGCTGGTCACTCTCCTGGACCCCAATGAGAAGTACCGGCTGCGACTCATAGACAAGACTGTGAGTTGTTTGTGGCCTGGGGGGACGGACAGCGGAGGGCCCAGGGTTGGGGGCTGGCCACAGCCATCAGTGGGAGACCCCCGAAGGACTAGGGCGGCACCCGAGCTGCCTGGTGAAACTGTATGTGTCATCCATTCTCCTCCAGACCGTAAGCCACAACACCAAGAGATTCCGCTTTGCCCTGCCCACTCGGGACCACATTCTGGGGCTGCCCGTGGGTAAGGAAAAAGGGTGGGGCGGGCTCCTTCCCTGGGACCTTCAGAGGGCGAGTCCCTAAAACTCTGTTGCCTCCATACCCCTTTCCCCTCCTCTGACCTTCTCCTACCTGACACTGGGTCTTGGGAACTGTGATGTGTCCCTGGCTCTCACAGGGCTTGGTTGGCTTCTGCATCCCCAACCGTCCCTAACACTCCTTTTCCACCGTTCTTCCTTCACTGAGGGCTCGGCTCATAGGTTCCCCATAGAGTACTGAAGCAATACCAACTTTCCCCAAGTCAACCTACTCTACTCCTGTCCAGACAGTAATGGAAGAGTTGGGGGATGAAGTAGGGATTTATGAGAAATTCAACTGGGTTCTTAAAGAAATAATTCCTTGCCTGGTAGCTCCTTGGAACCCTACCAGTAGGCAAGAGGTCTTTGTTCTAATacctttggtttgtttatttatttattggtcttttggtccacacccagcagtgctcaggagttacttcctggctcttcactcaggaagcACAcctgtgggctcaggggaccatatgggatgtcagggatcaaacccaggttagccatgtgaaggcatgtgccttacctgctgtactattgctccagcccaatagGTCCTTGTTCTGGAAAAGTTCCCCAGGTATCTGGAAGGTAGCAGGGGTGCATTCCCTGACTACTCTCATGTGACCCTTTACACGGTCCTCAGGCCAACATGTGTATCTCTCGGCCAATATTGACGGCAACCTGGTCATCAGGCCCTACACTCCTGTCACCAGTGATGAGGACAAAGGCTATGTGGATCTTGTCATCAAGGTAAGGAGCTCCTTAACCTAGTCAGAGGCCTGTTAGGTGCTCAGTGGTAAGACTCATACCTAGCACACATAAGCCCCCAAAAAaaggctgcaaaaaaaaaaaaaaaaaagaaccctcaaATGTGCTTCAGATGCATATCCTTTGTGCATGGGAAGAAACCATGTGCATTGAGAAGACAGCGCATATATGATCCCTGCCCAGTTTCTCCAGGTTCATTTAACTGTGGGCTTTGAAACTAGTGATATCTCATATAATGTGCTTTCCCTTCTGTCTTCTCAGATCTATCTGAAGGATGTGAATCCCAAATTTCCAGAAGGAGGGAAGATGTCTCAGTACCTGGATAGCCTGAAGATGGGGGATGTGGTGGAGTTCCGGGGACCCAGTGGCCTACTCACTTACACTGGGAAAGGTAGTGCCTCTGTCCTCCCACTTGTCTTCTATTTATCCACAGTCCTTGGGCACAGAGTGGTTGTGTGGACATGGCCTGTCTGCAAGGGCCCAAGCTACCCTTCCTTTCAACATAGCACTTTCGTTTACAAAGACACATTTTTTAGCCCTGAACAAATCAGTTTCCTTCCACTTGAGTCCTTAGCATGATAGCTGTGACTCTTTCTGCCTCTCATCATCAAATATCTGCCATTTTGGTAGAGACTTTCAGCCCTTGGGAATAACTAGATGTGTTAGCAAGCCTCAAGTGCTTTGTGGTTCCACTTGGAAAAGTAGAGTCAATGTGGCCTCATGCCTGTCACCCTCCTCAGGCACAAGCAGCTGATGACTCACTGTGACCTGGAACTAACTGTTAAATAATAATAGAGGGCAGCGAGCCTGGTTACATTGTCCCTCACGTGTATTATTGTCAGCATTGACTCGACTCAAACCTCTCCCCAAGCTGCAGGATAGGATTCCATAGCAGTTGCTAAATTGGTGTGGAGCATCTTTTTAATTCTGCCTTTGTTTTCTTAACTCCCACTATTAATTTTTCTTCCATTCCTCTCTTCACTTGACCTCTCAGGGAATTTTAACATTCAACCCACCCAAAAGTCACCTCCAGAACCCCGAGTGGCAAAGAACCTAGGAATGATTGCGGGAGGAACAGGTATGTCATTTATGGGGTCATTCTCtactccctccccccaaattgcAGTTGATCATTACTGTGCAAGCATCTTATTGCTCTTCAAAAGGTTTGGTAAATAAAGCTAAGATGGGAGGGTATTTCTAACTGGCAAAGGTTCATCAGAGtgtaaaaaacacaaaaagttaAATCTCAAAAAGATAGAAACccctaatttaaaagaaaaaatgtagggaagggggcattagtggtgggaatgttgcattgatgaagggggtgttctgtttatgattgaaacccaactataatcgtgtttataatcatggtgcttaaataaagattaaaaataacatataataaagTATATAGATAAAATGGATCCTTCCAATACCTTAAAGTAGATGGATCAAGTCATTTTAGGTGGCAATGTAGAGAATAAACTAAACAAATTTTAAGAGTTAAAAAAGAGaggggcaggggccagagagatagcatagcggtagggtgtttgccttgcactcatccaacccaggatggactccggtttaattcccggcatcccatatgatcacccaagcctcccaggagagatttctgagcacagagccaggagtaactcctgagcactgccgcgtgtaacccaaaaaccaaataaaaagaaaaaaagaaatggttactAGCTGTCCCATTTACAAATGAGAAGATGGAGGTTTAGAGAGTTAAAAGGTTTCCATAGGCCAGAGTCAAGATTagtttccaggggccagagagatagcatggaggtagggagtttgccttgcatgcagaaggacagtggtttgaatcccagcatcccatatggtcccctgagcctgccaggagcaatttctgagcatggagccaggagtgacccctgagtgcttccgggtgtgacccaaaaaccaaaaaaaataaaaaagatctggCCCCTGgaaactgccttgcatgcagctaacctaggacggaccgcagtttgagctcctggtgtcccatatggtcccccaagccaggagcgatttctgagcacatagccaggagtaacccctgagcaccactggatatggcccaaaaagcaaaaatagataaataaaagattagtTTCTAGTTCTGCCTAATACCCAAAGCCTATGTACTTAACCTGCAGGTCCTGTGTTCCAGGATCTTCATCTTTAAATGTTCTGCAGGTTCTttgttgtttctatttgtttttgttatggagctatacccagtagagctcagaacttactcctaactctgtactcaggaagcactcctggtagtgctcagggaaccacatggaattctGAGGATAAACCTGGTTTGgacacatgctaggcaagcatgttagctgctgtactatctcttcagcacccGTATCAGTAGGTTCTGAAGTGATTTGTGACTCTTGATTCTTAAACTCTAGAGAAATTTTAGAGAAAACCTTTGTTCTCAGTAGGATTTCAAAATTCCGAATGTTGACTGTGTCTAGAGTTCATACCTGAGAATTGTGGTAAGTTTGCGATGCAGGACCCATCAGTCTGGTAACACAAGTGTTGAGGAATGTAGTGGGGGAAATTTGAGCATTCGAATGTTAAGGAAATGGTGAAAGGAATCTGATAGGGAGAACTGCTGCTCTCCCATTTGACTACCAGGGATTTTTCTGCAATGCAGGAATCACCCCAATGCTGCAGCTGATCCGAGCCATTCTGAAAGACCCTGAAGATGGCACTCAGTGCTTTCTGCTTTTTGCCAACCAGGTTGGTATGTTTTGCTCTATCCTGACACTTCAAACTCTGGTGTGGGCATGGCAGAGACATATGGCCCAAGGTCTGGCACTGGCTCAGTGCTACTACTAGCCACTTCCCAAGATTCCTTAATCAAGGTAGAGGACCTTCTACCACAACAGGGAGCCTCAATCTGGATCCATTCCCCTTCCCTGGCACCCAAGGAaccaagagaagaaaaaaatttaaggaactgattcctcagcacagaaacTTGGGCCTCCTTGGTTAAATATTCTGCCTCTGTTCCTTCCTGCTCAAAGATGtttccttcatcttctcctcACCCTACCTATGAAAGTTTTGCTTTTTTCCCTAACTTTATTTTACTTGGAGTTTTGCAGGGGCAtaatggtggtactcagggcttacacctggatTTTCACTCAGGTATTATTCATAATGGGGATTGAGTACCATACAGGGTgcaaggaatcaaatctgggtcagtcacaagCAAGACAAGTTTCATCACTCTGGTCCAGTTCCccctaacatttttgttttgtaccaTACCCAGTGTGACTTAaaagggcttactctgggctcagggattactcctggcagggctcaagggaccatatgggatgctggaggtagAAACTAAgttagccatgtgaaaggcaaccattctacctcctgtactaccactccagcccttcaatTCCTCATACACTAACATTCCTTTCATCTTCTTGTATGAGTGCTGTTATATCATAAAACTTCATATGTACATGTCAAGGTTCCTAAGggttttccttcctcttttcattttaattttagactGAAAATGACATAATCCTTCGGGATGACTTGGAGGAACTGCAGGCCCAGTATCCTAACCGCTTGAAGCTCTGGTTCACTCTGGACCATCCACCAGAAGGTACCTTTCTATTTCTGAACTTCCCCCAATCAGGGCCTGACC includes:
- the LOC126004207 gene encoding NADH-cytochrome b5 reductase 1 translates to MSGQQGPVLLASLGVGLLTLLGVAVGAYFYRRSRNGLVTLLDPNEKYRLRLIDKTTVSHNTKRFRFALPTRDHILGLPVGQHVYLSANIDGNLVIRPYTPVTSDEDKGYVDLVIKIYLKDVNPKFPEGGKMSQYLDSLKMGDVVEFRGPSGLLTYTGKGNFNIQPTQKSPPEPRVAKNLGMIAGGTGITPMLQLIRAILKDPEDGTQCFLLFANQTENDIILRDDLEELQAQYPNRLKLWFTLDHPPEDWAYSKGFVTADMIQEHLPAPKDDVLLLLCGPPPMVQLACHPNLDKLGYSKKMRFTY